A stretch of the Bacillus anthracis str. Vollum genome encodes the following:
- the sspI gene encoding small acid-soluble spore protein SspI yields MSFNLRGAVLANVSGNTQDQLQETIVDAIQSGEEKMLPGLGVLFEVIWKNADENEKHEMLETLEQGLKK; encoded by the coding sequence ATGAGTTTTAATTTACGCGGTGCTGTATTAGCAAATGTATCTGGTAATACACAAGATCAATTACAAGAAACAATTGTTGATGCAATTCAAAGCGGCGAAGAAAAAATGCTTCCAGGTCTTGGTGTTTTATTTGAAGTCATTTGGAAAAATGCTGATGAAAATGAAAAACACGAAATGTTAGAAACATTAGAGCAAGGATTAAAAAAATAA
- a CDS encoding CPBP family intramembrane glutamic endopeptidase, with protein sequence MQLHTNLDYRTNTSWLQFIGVLFFLLLCLPIIIGIFLALPFWLYEQANPNTNKLLLESISNSSYDLVSLLLLILYIMKYKPMRALVLPAINFQVLKSFRMYIYVLIYYAISLLADMFILDELFPLAVQEQSDALELSTLEHYPLLLILSGGIFAPIFEELICRGIFLRFFEEKFTFWPAAILSSLLFGIAHTYSLGIMVSAFVTGIFACLLYKQTKSIVPAILLHILTNVIAFSIHTFRLLIALLSISRNLYILINNIQNKPHVVKYN encoded by the coding sequence TTGCAATTACACACAAATTTAGATTACCGTACTAACACATCATGGTTACAATTCATTGGAGTTTTATTCTTTCTTTTACTATGCCTCCCCATAATAATTGGGATTTTTCTAGCATTGCCTTTTTGGTTATACGAACAAGCTAATCCAAATACAAATAAACTTTTACTCGAGTCTATAAGCAATAGTAGTTATGACTTAGTATCCTTACTACTATTAATCTTATATATTATGAAATACAAACCAATGAGAGCACTAGTATTACCTGCTATTAATTTTCAAGTTTTAAAATCTTTTCGAATGTACATATATGTTCTCATTTATTATGCAATTAGCCTTTTGGCAGATATGTTTATATTAGATGAATTATTCCCTTTAGCCGTACAAGAACAATCTGATGCATTAGAACTTTCAACACTAGAGCACTATCCTCTCCTCTTGATTCTATCTGGCGGAATTTTTGCACCTATTTTTGAAGAGCTTATATGCAGAGGAATTTTCCTTCGTTTTTTTGAAGAAAAGTTTACTTTTTGGCCAGCTGCAATTCTCTCCAGTTTACTTTTCGGTATTGCTCATACGTATTCTTTAGGAATTATGGTTAGTGCATTTGTAACTGGAATTTTCGCTTGTTTATTGTATAAACAAACGAAATCCATTGTTCCAGCTATACTATTACATATTTTGACCAATGTAATTGCTTTTTCTATTCACACTTTCCGATTACTTATAGCATTACTATCCATTTCTAGAAATTTATATATACTTATTAATAATATCCAAAATAAACCTCATGTAGTAAAATATAACTGA
- a CDS encoding HlyD family secretion protein translates to MNQFRRMVIINIITLIVLVGGGIGGYYYYNQAENYLKTDNAKIDGKVIPIASPVAGKLTDWKAEVGKNYNENDKLGAVTVAAANGEQTVDVTIPQNATVVQSNATTNAFVGAGSPIAYAFDMNNLWVTANIEETDVDDVQKGQDVDVYVDAYPDTTLTGKVEQVGLTTANTFSMLPSSNATANYTKVTQVVPVKISLDHSKSVNIVPGMNVTVRIHK, encoded by the coding sequence ATGAATCAGTTTCGAAGAATGGTGATTATCAACATTATCACATTAATTGTACTAGTTGGCGGCGGTATTGGCGGTTATTACTATTACAATCAAGCGGAAAATTACTTAAAAACAGACAATGCAAAAATTGATGGAAAGGTAATTCCGATTGCATCACCAGTAGCAGGTAAATTAACTGACTGGAAAGCTGAAGTAGGTAAGAACTACAATGAGAATGATAAATTAGGTGCTGTCACTGTAGCAGCAGCGAATGGAGAACAAACAGTAGATGTAACAATTCCACAAAATGCAACAGTTGTACAATCAAACGCAACAACAAATGCTTTCGTTGGAGCAGGTAGCCCGATTGCTTATGCATTTGATATGAACAATTTATGGGTAACAGCAAATATTGAAGAAACAGATGTTGATGATGTTCAAAAAGGTCAAGATGTAGATGTGTATGTAGATGCATACCCAGATACAACGTTAACAGGAAAAGTAGAGCAAGTAGGCTTAACAACAGCGAACACATTCTCTATGTTGCCATCAAGCAACGCAACAGCGAACTATACGAAAGTAACACAAGTAGTACCAGTTAAAATTTCTTTAGATCATAGCAAATCAGTAAATATTGTTCCTGGCATGAATGTGACAGTTCGTATTCATAAGTAA
- a CDS encoding TetR/AcrR family transcriptional regulator encodes MSIKNTNDPRVKRTRQLIQDAFVALVGEKGFENVTVQHIAERAPVNRATFYSHYHDKYDLLDKSIEEMLEKLTEVIKPKNRNKEDFQLAFDSPHPNFLALFEHIAENANFYNVMLGDKAAGNYTYKMMKAIQTHLTLSLSISQPNDEKLMVPRDILISYVTGAHLGMIMSWLKRGMIYTPHFMAMQLTRLIILGAHTAAGLERPF; translated from the coding sequence ATGTCTATTAAAAATACAAATGATCCACGTGTAAAGCGGACGAGACAACTCATACAGGATGCTTTTGTCGCTTTAGTAGGCGAAAAAGGGTTTGAAAATGTAACTGTTCAACATATTGCAGAACGTGCTCCTGTAAATCGTGCTACGTTTTATAGCCATTACCACGATAAATATGACTTATTAGACAAAAGCATTGAAGAAATGTTAGAGAAGCTAACAGAAGTTATTAAACCGAAAAATAGAAATAAAGAAGATTTTCAACTTGCCTTTGATTCACCACACCCAAATTTCTTAGCACTGTTTGAACATATCGCAGAAAATGCGAATTTCTATAACGTCATGCTTGGTGATAAAGCTGCCGGAAACTATACGTATAAGATGATGAAAGCAATTCAAACACATTTAACATTAAGCCTCTCTATTTCACAACCTAACGATGAAAAACTAATGGTTCCGCGTGATATTCTCATTAGTTATGTTACCGGTGCCCACCTCGGCATGATTATGTCATGGCTAAAGAGAGGAATGATATATACCCCGCATTTTATGGCCATGCAATTAACTCGTTTAATCATTTTAGGAGCTCATACTGCAGCGGGATTAGAACGACCTTTTTAA
- a CDS encoding HD domain-containing protein, producing MHRITLEQIFKHHITQKYVNRSGMVHAIAVAYHAFHLAKKHHASVDAATKAGFLHDIGHHTWYTGGEWDYDLYKKNDIHAIKGAERAHKLLIRLGEHPKLAKEISIAILLHTDSFLVEQEIERTSLQNIIKWADEADEEPGGAHHYRTISYEKALKAIQQLDRLVERELQIEQSKSNNKAEHSYQ from the coding sequence ATGCACCGTATTACGCTTGAACAAATTTTTAAACACCATATTACACAAAAATACGTAAATCGTTCTGGGATGGTCCACGCGATCGCTGTCGCTTACCATGCGTTTCACTTAGCTAAAAAGCATCACGCCTCAGTCGATGCTGCGACAAAAGCTGGTTTCCTTCATGATATCGGACATCATACGTGGTACACAGGCGGCGAATGGGACTATGACTTATATAAAAAGAATGATATACACGCAATTAAAGGAGCAGAAAGAGCTCATAAATTGCTTATTAGATTAGGAGAGCACCCTAAATTAGCAAAAGAAATTTCTATCGCAATTCTTCTTCATACAGATTCTTTCTTAGTGGAACAAGAAATTGAAAGAACATCTCTACAAAATATTATTAAATGGGCAGACGAAGCAGATGAAGAACCGGGCGGAGCGCATCATTATCGAACGATTTCTTATGAAAAAGCACTAAAAGCAATTCAACAGTTAGACCGTTTAGTAGAGCGTGAATTGCAAATAGAGCAATCGAAATCGAATAACAAAGCAGAACATAGTTATCAATGA
- a CDS encoding DHA2 family efflux MFS transporter permease subunit, translated as MSSIVIAGYALFCIIVFFLVNRLLRKKKTKMGEEQVPAVSKIEVSKVETEEKDIEHKQEPEISNVVRLETGKQEEVKQEKEVPKKQMSTPVENVNVKAVVAVLILGMFVSILNQTIINVALPPLMNEFNVSTSTAQWLITGFMLVNGILVPISAFLVSRFTYRKLFVAAMLFFTVGSIICATSGNFTMMMTGRVIQAVGAGILMPVGMNIFMTLFPPHKRGAAMGLLGVAMILAPAIGPTVTGWVIENYSWNLMFYAMFIIGLIITFLSLKFFTLAQPVSNTKLDIFGVVSSSIGLGSLLYGFSEAGNNSWTSAEVIISLVIGVIGLALFIWRELTTDNKMLDLQVFKYPVFTFTLVINAIVTMALFGGMLLLPVYLQNIRGFTPIESGLLLLPGSLIMGIMGPVAGKLFDKYGIRPLAIIGLAITTYATYEFTKLSMDTPYSVIMTDYIIRSIGMSFIMMPIMTAGMNALPMKLISHGTATQNTSRQVAGSIGTAILITLMTQQTTAHVADYGNMLTTSNPILVDKVHGMGQSLAALAGSAQAGDAMSTQLLFGQISKLSAINGINDAFLIATILAGIAWVLSFFLPSGNKANRKAGN; from the coding sequence ATGTCCTCAATCGTAATTGCAGGATATGCACTATTTTGTATAATCGTCTTCTTCCTTGTAAATCGTCTTTTACGAAAGAAAAAAACGAAAATGGGAGAAGAACAAGTCCCAGCCGTAAGTAAAATAGAAGTAAGTAAAGTTGAAACAGAAGAGAAAGACATTGAACACAAGCAAGAACCGGAAATTTCTAATGTAGTTAGGTTAGAAACAGGAAAGCAAGAAGAAGTAAAACAAGAAAAAGAAGTGCCGAAAAAACAAATGTCTACGCCTGTAGAGAATGTGAACGTAAAAGCAGTTGTAGCTGTATTAATTCTCGGCATGTTCGTTTCTATTTTAAACCAAACAATCATTAACGTTGCATTACCTCCGTTAATGAATGAATTTAACGTATCAACTTCAACAGCACAATGGTTAATTACAGGTTTCATGCTTGTAAATGGTATTTTAGTACCGATTAGTGCCTTTTTAGTTTCACGGTTTACGTATCGTAAATTATTCGTAGCCGCAATGTTATTCTTTACGGTAGGATCTATCATTTGTGCTACTTCAGGAAACTTTACAATGATGATGACAGGCCGCGTAATTCAAGCGGTTGGTGCGGGTATTTTAATGCCGGTTGGTATGAATATCTTCATGACGTTGTTCCCGCCTCATAAACGCGGAGCAGCGATGGGATTATTAGGTGTAGCGATGATTTTAGCTCCAGCTATCGGACCAACTGTAACAGGTTGGGTGATTGAAAACTATAGCTGGAACTTAATGTTCTATGCGATGTTTATTATTGGTTTAATTATTACGTTCCTGTCTTTAAAATTCTTTACACTAGCTCAGCCAGTGTCTAACACGAAATTAGATATATTCGGTGTGGTTAGTTCAAGTATTGGACTAGGAAGCTTATTGTATGGATTTAGTGAGGCTGGAAACAATAGTTGGACTAGTGCAGAAGTCATTATTTCACTTGTGATCGGTGTAATTGGTTTAGCGTTATTTATTTGGAGAGAGTTAACAACGGACAATAAAATGCTAGATTTACAAGTGTTTAAATACCCGGTATTTACATTTACTTTAGTAATTAACGCAATCGTTACGATGGCATTATTCGGAGGTATGTTATTGCTTCCGGTATACCTGCAAAACATTCGTGGCTTCACGCCAATTGAATCTGGTTTACTACTTCTTCCAGGATCATTAATTATGGGGATCATGGGACCAGTAGCGGGTAAATTATTCGATAAATATGGCATTCGTCCATTAGCTATAATTGGATTGGCAATTACGACGTATGCGACATATGAATTTACAAAATTATCGATGGATACACCGTATAGCGTTATTATGACGGATTATATTATACGCTCAATTGGTATGTCATTCATTATGATGCCAATTATGACAGCTGGTATGAACGCGCTACCGATGAAATTAATTTCTCACGGTACAGCAACGCAAAATACGTCAAGACAAGTAGCTGGTTCAATTGGAACAGCGATATTAATCACGCTTATGACGCAACAAACGACTGCTCACGTAGCAGATTATGGAAACATGTTAACAACGTCAAATCCGATTTTAGTTGATAAAGTGCATGGCATGGGGCAAAGCTTAGCCGCCTTAGCTGGCTCAGCGCAAGCAGGAGATGCGATGAGCACGCAGCTATTATTTGGACAAATTTCGAAGTTATCTGCAATTAACGGTATTAACGATGCTTTCTTAATTGCGACGATACTCGCAGGGATTGCTTGGGTGTTATCGTTCTTCTTACCATCAGGCAATAAAGCAAATAGAAAAGCAGGGAATTAA
- a CDS encoding dUTP diphosphatase: protein MDLLQLFKLQKELDDRIAKEHDLQPKKLLKEKMLALLVEIGELANETRCFKYWSNKPASERKVILEEYVDGLHFILSIGIDLGIDKNFLFYKCAQTNKTQVEIFLDTYAKVIRFTDQPSITNYIELFTSYLRLGQALEFEQEEIEKAYLDKNEVNHQRQTQGY from the coding sequence ATGGACTTACTACAACTATTTAAATTACAAAAAGAATTAGATGACCGTATTGCGAAGGAGCATGACTTACAACCGAAAAAATTGTTAAAAGAAAAAATGTTAGCTCTTCTTGTTGAAATTGGAGAACTTGCAAATGAAACACGTTGTTTTAAATATTGGAGCAACAAACCAGCATCAGAACGTAAAGTAATATTAGAAGAATACGTAGATGGTTTGCATTTTATTTTATCAATCGGAATTGATTTAGGAATTGATAAAAACTTCTTATTCTATAAGTGTGCACAGACGAATAAAACACAAGTAGAAATTTTCTTAGACACATATGCGAAGGTGATTCGTTTTACAGATCAACCATCTATTACGAACTATATTGAATTATTTACAAGCTATCTTCGACTTGGACAAGCACTTGAGTTTGAGCAAGAAGAGATTGAAAAGGCATATTTAGATAAAAACGAAGTAAATCATCAGCGTCAAACACAAGGATACTAA
- a CDS encoding TrmH family RNA methyltransferase, whose translation MIRQEEREIHIMKNIDSVQNPRVKQWKKLQTKKERDKKGLFFVEGFHLVEEALKAGVVTELIVSDQTDLPKDWTVNDVEMYIVPEAIVKVLRETETTQGVFAVCEKHESEVALTDGKFLLLDGLQDPGNLGTIIRTADAAGIHAVVLGEGCVDAYNSKVLRSTQGSIFHLPIVKGNLKEWVDKLKENNVPVYGTALENGVPYGEVTPAGSFALIVGNEGNGVRQEILAKTDQNLYIPIYGGAESLNVAVAAGILTYYLQSPVANK comes from the coding sequence ATGATAAGACAAGAAGAGAGGGAAATACATATTATGAAAAACATTGATTCAGTACAAAATCCGCGTGTGAAGCAGTGGAAAAAGCTGCAAACGAAAAAAGAACGCGATAAAAAAGGTTTATTTTTTGTAGAAGGATTCCATTTAGTGGAGGAAGCTTTAAAAGCAGGAGTTGTAACAGAACTTATCGTTTCAGATCAGACAGACCTTCCGAAAGATTGGACAGTTAATGATGTAGAAATGTATATCGTACCGGAAGCAATCGTAAAAGTACTTCGTGAAACAGAAACGACGCAAGGTGTATTTGCTGTTTGTGAGAAACACGAGAGTGAAGTAGCTCTTACTGATGGGAAGTTTCTTTTATTAGATGGCTTGCAAGACCCAGGTAACTTAGGGACAATTATTCGCACAGCTGATGCAGCTGGTATTCATGCCGTTGTGCTTGGAGAAGGTTGTGTTGATGCATATAATAGTAAAGTACTCCGCTCTACACAAGGCTCTATTTTCCACTTACCAATTGTAAAAGGAAACTTAAAAGAATGGGTAGACAAACTAAAAGAAAATAACGTTCCTGTATATGGAACAGCTCTTGAAAATGGAGTTCCTTACGGTGAAGTAACACCAGCAGGAAGTTTTGCATTAATTGTAGGAAATGAAGGAAACGGCGTACGCCAAGAAATTCTTGCAAAAACAGATCAAAACTTGTATATTCCGATTTATGGCGGGGCAGAATCATTAAATGTTGCAGTTGCAGCAGGGATTTTAACGTATTATTTACAAAGCCCAGTTGCGAACAAATAA
- the infC gene encoding translation initiation factor IF-3: MMINEQIRAREVRLVGANGDQLGIKSRNDALDLAANLNLDLVLVAPNAKPPVCRIMDYGKFRFEQQKKEKEQRKNQKVISMKEVRLSPTIDEHDFNTKLRNAIKFLEKGDKVKASIRFKGRAITHKEIGQRVLDRFSEACAEVSTIESKPKMEGRSMFLVLAPKNDK, encoded by the coding sequence ATGATGATTAACGAGCAAATTCGTGCACGTGAAGTACGTTTAGTTGGCGCAAATGGCGATCAACTTGGAATCAAGTCTCGTAATGACGCTTTAGACTTAGCTGCAAATCTTAATCTTGATTTAGTATTAGTTGCTCCAAATGCGAAACCGCCAGTATGCCGCATTATGGACTACGGTAAATTCCGCTTTGAGCAACAGAAGAAAGAAAAAGAACAGCGCAAAAATCAAAAAGTAATTAGCATGAAAGAAGTTCGTTTAAGTCCAACAATTGATGAACACGACTTTAACACAAAACTTCGTAATGCTATCAAGTTTTTAGAGAAAGGCGACAAGGTTAAAGCGTCAATTCGCTTTAAAGGACGTGCCATTACTCATAAAGAAATCGGTCAACGTGTTTTAGATCGCTTCTCAGAAGCTTGTGCTGAAGTTAGTACAATCGAATCTAAGCCTAAAATGGAAGGACGCAGTATGTTCTTAGTTTTAGCACCGAAAAACGATAAGTAA
- the thrS gene encoding threonine--tRNA ligase gives MADVVKITFPDGAVKEFPKGVTTEEIAASISPGLKKKAVAGKLNDEMIDLVTPIEEDGAVSIITLDSEDGLYILRHSTAHLLAQALKRLYKDVKVELGIGPVIENGFYYDIDMEEAITVEDFKKIEKEMQKIVNENLEIVRHEVPRAEAIRRFEEIGDELKLDLINDLPEDAVISIYEQGEFFDLCRGVHLPSTGKIKVFKLLSVAGAYWRGDSNNKMLQRIYGTAFVKKAELDEHLRMLEEAKERDHRKLGKELKLFTNSQKVGQGLPLWLPKGATIRRIIERYIVDKEASLGYDHVYTPVLGSRELYETSGHWNHYRDGMFPSMEMDNEELVLRPMNCPHHMMVYKNDIHSYRELPIRIAELGTMHRYEMSGALSGLQRVRGMTLNDAHIFVRPDQIKEELKRVVNLTLEVYKDFGLENYSFRLSYRDPEDTKKYYADDEMWEKAQGMLKEAMDEMGLDYYEAEGEAAFYGPKLDVQVRTALGKDETLSTVQLDFLLPERFELSYVGEDGKQHRPVVIHRGVVSTMERFVAFLIEEYKGAFPTWLAPVQVQVIPVSPQVHLDYAKKVQDELRRAGIRVELDTREEKIGYKIREAQMQKIPYMLVVGDNEVTENGVNVRKYGEQKSETIALDAFVDMIKVEGKR, from the coding sequence ATGGCAGATGTAGTTAAAATTACTTTCCCTGATGGAGCTGTGAAGGAGTTTCCAAAAGGCGTAACAACTGAAGAAATCGCAGCTTCTATTAGCCCAGGCTTAAAGAAAAAAGCTGTGGCTGGAAAATTAAATGATGAGATGATTGATCTTGTTACACCAATCGAAGAAGATGGTGCAGTTTCTATCATTACATTAGATTCTGAAGATGGCTTATATATTTTACGCCACTCAACAGCTCACCTTTTAGCGCAAGCGTTAAAACGTTTATATAAAGATGTTAAGGTTGAGCTTGGTATTGGTCCAGTAATTGAAAATGGCTTCTACTACGATATTGATATGGAAGAAGCAATTACAGTTGAAGACTTCAAGAAAATCGAAAAAGAAATGCAAAAGATTGTGAACGAGAACTTAGAAATCGTTCGTCATGAAGTACCACGTGCAGAAGCAATTCGTCGCTTTGAAGAAATCGGCGATGAGTTAAAATTAGATTTAATTAATGATCTTCCAGAAGATGCAGTTATTTCAATTTATGAGCAAGGCGAATTCTTCGACCTTTGCCGTGGTGTTCACCTTCCATCTACAGGAAAAATTAAAGTATTTAAATTATTAAGCGTTGCGGGTGCTTACTGGCGTGGCGATAGCAATAATAAAATGCTACAACGTATTTACGGTACTGCATTTGTTAAGAAAGCAGAATTAGATGAGCACTTACGTATGCTTGAAGAAGCGAAAGAGCGCGATCACCGTAAATTAGGTAAAGAATTAAAACTATTTACTAATAGCCAAAAAGTAGGACAAGGTTTACCACTTTGGTTACCAAAAGGTGCAACAATCCGCCGCATTATCGAGCGTTACATCGTTGATAAAGAAGCAAGCTTAGGCTATGATCACGTATATACTCCAGTACTAGGAAGCAGAGAGCTTTATGAAACTTCTGGTCACTGGAATCACTACCGTGATGGTATGTTCCCATCAATGGAAATGGATAATGAAGAGTTAGTTCTTCGTCCAATGAACTGCCCTCACCACATGATGGTTTATAAAAACGATATTCACAGCTACCGTGAATTACCAATCCGTATTGCGGAACTTGGAACAATGCACCGCTATGAAATGTCAGGTGCGTTATCTGGGTTACAACGTGTACGCGGAATGACTTTAAACGATGCGCACATTTTCGTTCGCCCAGATCAAATTAAAGAAGAGTTAAAACGTGTTGTAAACTTAACTCTAGAAGTGTACAAAGATTTCGGTTTAGAGAACTACTCATTCCGTCTATCTTATCGTGACCCAGAAGATACTAAAAAGTACTATGCTGATGATGAGATGTGGGAAAAAGCACAAGGTATGTTAAAAGAAGCTATGGATGAAATGGGTCTTGATTACTACGAAGCTGAAGGTGAAGCGGCATTCTACGGTCCAAAACTTGACGTTCAAGTTCGTACTGCTCTTGGAAAAGACGAAACACTTTCAACTGTACAATTAGACTTCTTACTTCCAGAACGCTTTGAACTATCTTACGTTGGTGAAGACGGTAAACAACACCGTCCAGTTGTAATTCACCGTGGTGTTGTATCAACTATGGAACGTTTCGTAGCATTCTTAATTGAAGAATACAAAGGTGCATTCCCAACTTGGTTAGCTCCAGTTCAAGTACAAGTAATTCCAGTTTCTCCGCAAGTACATTTAGACTATGCGAAGAAAGTACAAGACGAATTGCGCCGTGCTGGTATCCGTGTTGAATTAGATACTCGTGAAGAGAAAATTGGTTACAAAATCCGTGAAGCACAAATGCAAAAAATTCCGTACATGCTTGTAGTAGGTGACAATGAAGTAACTGAAAACGGCGTAAACGTACGTAAATACGGTGAACAAAAATCAGAAACAATCGCATTAGATGCTTTTGTTGATATGATTAAAGTAGAAGGAAAACGATAA
- the rplT gene encoding 50S ribosomal protein L20, translating into MPRVKGGTVTRQRRKKVIKLAKGYYGSKNTLFKVANQQVMKSLMYAFRDRRQKKRDFRKLWITRINAAARMNGLSYSRLMHGLKNAGIEVNRKMLADLAVHDEKAFAELATVAKNNIN; encoded by the coding sequence ATGCCAAGAGTAAAAGGTGGTACAGTTACTCGTCAACGTCGTAAAAAAGTAATTAAATTAGCAAAAGGTTACTACGGTTCAAAAAATACATTATTCAAGGTTGCTAACCAACAGGTTATGAAATCTCTAATGTATGCATTCCGTGACCGCCGTCAAAAGAAACGTGACTTCCGTAAATTATGGATTACACGTATCAACGCAGCAGCTCGTATGAATGGTCTTTCTTACAGCCGCTTAATGCACGGTCTTAAAAATGCTGGCATCGAAGTTAACCGCAAGATGCTTGCTGACTTAGCTGTTCATGACGAAAAAGCTTTCGCTGAATTAGCAACAGTTGCAAAAAACAACATTAACTAA
- the rpmI gene encoding 50S ribosomal protein L35, which yields MPKQKTHRGAAKRFKKTGSGKLKRSHAYTSHLFANKSTKAKRKLRKAGVVSAGDFKRIRQMLDNLK from the coding sequence ATGCCTAAACAAAAAACTCATCGCGGCGCTGCAAAGCGTTTCAAAAAGACTGGATCAGGTAAACTGAAACGTTCTCACGCTTACACAAGCCATTTATTCGCTAACAAATCTACAAAAGCTAAACGTAAACTACGTAAAGCTGGTGTAGTAAGCGCTGGTGACTTCAAACGCATTCGTCAAATGCTTGACAACTTAAAATAA
- a CDS encoding M42 family metallopeptidase, protein MTKLDETLTMLKELTDARGIAGNEREPREVMKKYIEPFADELSTDNLGSLVAKKVGEENGPKIMVAGHLDEVGFMITQIDDKGFLRFQTVGGWWSQVMLAQRVTIVTRKGDVTGVIGSKPPHILPPEARKKPVEIKDMFIDIGASSQEEAMEWGIRPGDQVVPYFEFQVMKNEKMLLAKAWDNRIGCAIAIDVLKQLKNEKHPNVVYGVGTVQEEVGLRGAKTSANYIKPDIAFAVDVGIAGDTPGVTSKEAQSKMGDGPQIILYDASVIGHTGLRDFVVDVADELQIPYQYDSVAGGGTDAGAIHIAVNGIPSMAITIATRYIHSHAAMLHRDDYENAVKLIVEVIKRLDKEAVHNITFN, encoded by the coding sequence ATGACAAAATTAGACGAGACATTGACAATGCTAAAAGAATTAACAGATGCACGCGGTATTGCGGGTAACGAGCGTGAACCACGTGAAGTAATGAAGAAATATATTGAGCCGTTTGCGGACGAACTTTCTACTGATAATTTAGGAAGTTTAGTTGCGAAAAAAGTAGGGGAAGAAAACGGCCCGAAAATTATGGTTGCAGGTCATTTAGATGAAGTTGGCTTTATGATTACGCAAATTGATGACAAAGGTTTCCTTCGTTTCCAAACAGTTGGTGGCTGGTGGTCACAAGTTATGCTTGCGCAGCGCGTGACAATTGTAACGCGTAAAGGAGATGTAACAGGTGTAATCGGTTCAAAACCACCGCATATCTTACCTCCAGAAGCGCGTAAAAAGCCAGTTGAAATTAAAGACATGTTCATCGATATTGGTGCTTCTAGCCAAGAAGAAGCAATGGAGTGGGGCATACGACCAGGAGATCAAGTTGTACCTTACTTTGAATTCCAAGTGATGAAGAATGAAAAAATGTTACTTGCAAAAGCATGGGATAACCGAATTGGTTGTGCAATTGCAATTGACGTATTAAAACAATTAAAAAATGAAAAGCATCCAAACGTTGTATACGGCGTAGGGACTGTACAAGAAGAAGTCGGTCTTCGTGGTGCGAAAACATCTGCAAACTATATTAAACCAGATATCGCATTCGCAGTAGATGTTGGTATCGCTGGTGACACACCGGGGGTAACGTCAAAAGAAGCGCAAAGTAAAATGGGTGATGGACCACAGATCATTTTATATGATGCTTCTGTTATCGGTCATACCGGTTTACGTGACTTTGTAGTTGATGTTGCTGATGAATTACAAATTCCGTATCAATATGATTCAGTAGCGGGCGGTGGAACGGATGCAGGTGCAATTCATATTGCTGTAAATGGTATTCCGTCTATGGCAATTACCATTGCAACGCGTTACATTCATTCTCATGCGGCAATGTTACACCGTGATGACTATGAAAATGCAGTGAAGTTAATTGTAGAAGTTATTAAACGTCTTGATAAAGAGGCTGTACATAACATTACATTTAATTAA